The following coding sequences are from one Gemmatimonadaceae bacterium window:
- the tssE gene encoding type VI secretion system baseplate subunit TssE, giving the protein MPPRRSTSRAELERTVQQSLLDRLIDLSPQERSEPAVTWAQSVRELKRSVRRDLESLLNTRRTAKPATDALPELKASLYNYGLPDISSMSRDAHDSRTRLLRLVEDAISMYEPRLTNVRASLVEDPAANATRRDLHFVIHAVLRMDPNPEPVMFDTTLDASSGEYQVTGDSGA; this is encoded by the coding sequence GTGCCGCCCCGCCGGTCGACGTCGCGAGCGGAGCTCGAACGCACGGTCCAGCAATCCTTGTTGGATCGGCTCATCGACCTCTCGCCGCAGGAACGCAGCGAGCCGGCCGTCACCTGGGCGCAATCGGTGCGCGAGCTCAAGCGCTCCGTGCGCCGCGACCTGGAGTCGCTCCTCAACACGCGCCGCACGGCCAAGCCGGCCACCGACGCGCTGCCCGAGCTCAAGGCGTCGCTCTACAACTACGGCTTGCCGGACATCAGCTCGATGAGCCGCGACGCGCACGACTCGCGCACGCGGCTGCTGCGCCTGGTGGAAGATGCGATCTCGATGTACGAGCCGCGCCTAACGAACGTCCGCGCCTCGCTGGTCGAGGATCCGGCCGCCAACGCCACCCGCCGCGATCTGCACTTCGTGATCCACGCGGTGCTGCGCATGGATCCGAATCCGGAACCGGTGATGTTCGATACCACGCTCGATGCGTCGAGCGGCGAATACCAGGTGACCGGAGACTCCGGTGCGTGA
- a CDS encoding type VI secretion system accessory protein TagJ: protein MKARELFQAGQLDAAIDALGVEVRDNPTDTQRRTFLFELLCFAGQYGRAEKHLDVLAQAGPQAGMGALLYRSALHACLTRDRMFKENAVPPVAAAAAEVSGTINGTPFSSLVDGDPRIGPRLEVFAAGQYTLLPLAHIASLRMSPPTRLRDLMWPPAVLKTGPLFRGLDLGEVILPALTPLSAEDPNDHVRLGRVTEWRELPDGTAIPVGQKMLLVDGEEYPILEVRELDIAPAAAPATTS, encoded by the coding sequence ATGAAAGCGCGAGAGCTCTTTCAGGCGGGGCAGCTCGATGCGGCAATCGACGCCCTGGGTGTCGAGGTTCGGGACAACCCGACCGACACCCAGCGGCGCACGTTTCTGTTCGAGTTGCTCTGTTTTGCCGGCCAGTACGGTCGCGCCGAGAAACATCTCGACGTGCTCGCGCAGGCGGGCCCGCAGGCCGGCATGGGCGCGCTGCTGTACCGCAGCGCGCTGCACGCATGCCTAACGCGCGACCGCATGTTCAAGGAGAACGCGGTGCCGCCGGTGGCGGCGGCGGCCGCGGAGGTGTCGGGGACCATCAACGGCACGCCGTTCTCGTCGCTGGTCGACGGCGATCCACGCATCGGTCCACGGCTCGAAGTCTTTGCGGCCGGCCAGTACACGCTGTTGCCGCTGGCGCACATCGCGTCGCTGCGCATGTCGCCGCCCACGCGGCTGCGCGATCTGATGTGGCCGCCGGCCGTGCTCAAGACGGGTCCGCTCTTCAGGGGCCTGGATCTCGGCGAGGTGATTCTGCCGGCGCTCACGCCGCTGAGCGCGGAAGATCCCAACGACCACGTTCGGTTAGGCCGGGTCACGGAATGGCGGGAGCTGCCGGATGGCACGGCGATTCCCGTTGGGCAGAAGATGCTGTTGGTCGACGGCGAGGAGTACCCGATTCTCGAGGTGCGCGAGCTCGACATCGCGCCCGCGGCCGCCCCCGCGACCACGTCCTGA
- the tssA gene encoding type VI secretion system protein TssA has protein sequence MPLRDDLLNPIAGDNPAGADLRYDPIYDKIKEARREDDDAPQGEWQHPRKLADWPLVIKLAGEALATRTKDLQLAVWLGEAMLRREGFGSFRATLDVTRGLIDRFWDHVYPVVEDGDVEMRAAPLEWLGLRLEVPVKSVPLNRAGHSYFQYAEARSIGTEQDADADAAKRVRREEAIAARKPTIEEFDKAFAETPKVWIKQLASDVDASLASLQLLDDLSREKFGDAAPSFLKLRDVLQEEQRVVGQLLAKKLEQDPDPVQAAPVAAAADDAAGAALGSAADVRLLSAEPADRNDAASRVISAARFLRRTEPLSPAAYLMLRALRWGELRAAGSTPDPKLLEAPTTQVRTQLRGLMLDSAWEQLLETSETVMGTTVGRGWLDLQRYTLTACQALGEDYAIVASAIRSELRTLLAAIPSLPSMALMDDMPTATGPTLTWLRDEKIIGDDDASEELPVASPSLVSGEAREREGRAGLERAAAEVRGGRPEKAIELLMRALDREKTRRGRFLRQAELARIMVDAGFVQVAQPILQELMADIETHKLDEWEAGELVARPMALMYRCLEKLDGDSSTRHDLYQRIARLDPLQAIGFGQG, from the coding sequence ATGCCGCTCCGCGATGATCTGCTGAACCCGATCGCCGGAGACAACCCGGCGGGCGCGGACCTGCGCTACGATCCGATCTACGACAAGATCAAGGAAGCCCGCCGCGAGGACGACGACGCGCCCCAAGGCGAGTGGCAGCACCCGCGCAAGCTCGCCGACTGGCCGCTCGTCATCAAACTCGCCGGCGAGGCGCTGGCCACGCGCACCAAGGACCTGCAGCTCGCCGTCTGGTTAGGCGAAGCGATGCTCCGCCGCGAAGGCTTCGGCTCGTTCCGAGCGACGCTCGACGTGACGCGCGGCCTGATCGACCGGTTCTGGGACCACGTCTACCCCGTGGTCGAAGACGGGGACGTGGAGATGCGCGCCGCGCCCCTCGAGTGGCTCGGGTTGAGGCTCGAGGTGCCGGTGAAGTCGGTCCCGCTCAACCGCGCCGGCCATTCGTACTTCCAGTACGCCGAGGCGCGGAGCATCGGCACGGAGCAGGACGCCGACGCCGATGCGGCCAAGCGCGTCAGGCGCGAGGAAGCGATTGCGGCCAGGAAGCCGACGATCGAAGAGTTCGACAAGGCGTTCGCCGAGACGCCGAAAGTATGGATCAAGCAGCTCGCATCGGACGTGGACGCGTCGCTCGCGTCGCTCCAGTTGCTCGACGACCTCTCGCGCGAGAAGTTCGGCGACGCGGCGCCCAGTTTTCTCAAGCTCCGCGACGTGCTGCAGGAAGAACAGCGCGTCGTCGGCCAACTGCTGGCGAAAAAGCTCGAGCAGGATCCGGATCCCGTCCAGGCGGCGCCCGTCGCCGCGGCGGCCGATGACGCGGCGGGCGCTGCGTTAGGCAGCGCGGCGGACGTGCGCCTGCTCTCCGCCGAGCCGGCCGACCGCAACGATGCCGCCTCGCGGGTCATCTCGGCGGCGCGCTTCCTGCGCCGCACCGAACCGTTGAGTCCCGCGGCGTATCTCATGCTCCGCGCGCTGCGCTGGGGCGAGCTGCGCGCGGCGGGCAGCACCCCGGATCCCAAGCTGCTCGAGGCGCCCACCACACAGGTGCGCACTCAGCTGCGCGGCCTCATGCTCGACTCGGCGTGGGAGCAGCTGCTCGAGACGTCCGAGACGGTGATGGGAACGACGGTCGGTCGCGGCTGGCTCGACTTGCAGCGCTACACGCTCACCGCGTGCCAGGCGTTAGGCGAAGACTACGCGATCGTCGCGTCGGCCATCCGGAGCGAGCTGCGCACGCTCCTGGCCGCCATTCCGTCGCTGCCCTCCATGGCGCTCATGGACGACATGCCCACGGCCACCGGCCCCACGCTCACGTGGCTGCGCGACGAGAAGATCATCGGCGACGACGACGCAAGCGAGGAGCTGCCCGTGGCGTCGCCGTCGTTGGTCAGCGGCGAGGCGCGCGAACGCGAGGGACGCGCCGGCCTCGAGCGCGCCGCCGCCGAAGTGCGCGGCGGCCGCCCCGAGAAAGCCATCGAGTTGCTCATGCGCGCGCTCGACCGCGAAAAGACGCGCCGTGGACGCTTTCTGCGCCAGGCCGAGCTCGCACGCATCATGGTCGATGCCGGCTTCGTGCAGGTGGCGCAGCCGATTCTCCAGGAGCTCATGGCCGACATCGAAACCCACAAGCTCGATGAGTGGGAAGCGGGCGAGCTCGTGGCGCGTCCCATGGCGCTCATGTATCGCTGCCTCGAGAAACTCGACGGCGATTCCAGCACGCGTCACGACCTCTATCAGCGCATCGCGCGCCTCGATCCACTGCAGGCCATCGGGTTCGGGCAGGGCTGA
- a CDS encoding type VI secretion system tube protein Hcp: MAFDAFLKLDGVPGESVRSGFEGWIEIYSFSMGASNPTSIGTSGQGAGAGKVSLSGFNFMKKTDQASPKMFQMCCDGKHFSKATLTLNKAGGDKSLSYLKYEFTEVFVESIQWSGASGGDDTPAESVSLAFGAVNVTYTPQKADGSPGSPVIAGWNLKTNAKS; the protein is encoded by the coding sequence ATGGCGTTCGATGCATTTCTCAAGCTCGACGGGGTCCCCGGCGAGTCCGTGCGCAGCGGGTTCGAAGGGTGGATCGAGATCTACTCCTTCAGCATGGGCGCTTCCAATCCGACGAGCATCGGAACCAGCGGTCAGGGTGCCGGAGCGGGCAAGGTGTCGCTGAGCGGATTCAACTTCATGAAGAAGACCGATCAGGCGAGCCCGAAGATGTTTCAGATGTGCTGCGATGGGAAACATTTCAGCAAGGCCACGTTGACGTTGAACAAGGCCGGCGGCGACAAGTCGCTCAGCTATCTCAAGTACGAGTTCACGGAAGTGTTCGTGGAATCCATCCAGTGGTCCGGCGCGAGCGGCGGTGATGACACGCCTGCGGAATCGGTGTCGTTGGCATTCGGCGCCGTGAACGTGACGTACACGCCGCAGAAGGCAGATGGGTCGCCGGGTTCCCCGGTCATCGCGGGATGGAACCTCAAGACGAACGCGAAGTCGTGA